The following are from one region of the Flavobacteriaceae bacterium UJ101 genome:
- the sir gene encoding assimilatory sulfite reductase (ferredoxin) (Component of the sulfite reductase complex that catalyzes the 6-electron reduction of sulfite to sulfide. This is one of several activities required for the biosynthesis of L- cysteine from sulfate; Belongs to the nitrite and sulfite reductase 4Fe-4S domain family.; KEGG: cpi:Cpin_6617 sulfite reductase (ferredoxin)) codes for MESFRSEIENPIVAKEIIELDKKIRLYKDGKLDDTQFKSLRLARGIYGQRQPGVQMIRIKIPYGKFTSEQLRKLADISDEYSRGRLHITTRQDIQIHYVNIDRTPQLWEDLEKSDITLREACGNVVRNITASETAGIDPDEPFDVSPYAHALFEYLLRNPVCQEMGRKIKISFSASDKDLAVSFVHDLGFIAKIKDGKRGFKVMLAGGIGAQPHHAQIAHEFLPEDQVIPFTESVLRVFDHYGERAKRMKARMKFLLKEVGLDEFLKLVKNEEKALPYHTYPVDTSAFDQEPQLPSFKSTPVEIENQQAYESWKKTNVIPQKQDGLFAIGIKIFLGDFYTNEARKLAHIIEKYSSDEARFTIGQSILLRNIKEEYLPEVYNELKAIGFSKSGYKSIVDITACPGTDTCNLGIASSTGITRELEKVIENEYPEYLSNRDMNIKISGCMNACGQHSLAQIGFQGMTIKSGQLIAPALQVLLGGGILGNGQGRFADKVIKIPSKRGPQALRLLLDDYQSQKETDETFLNYYDRQGKIYFFDLLKELSQTDNLVEDDFIDWGHEKPYIKAIGIGECAAVIIDLVTTLLFESEEKIGFAQENYEAGNWADSIYHSYSSLINSAKALLTADQHKTNRYNMIIKQFDEHYVQTSKIQLDHSFEDLVNQIKNNEPTEAFAVNYLALAKSFYKKVDQFRAKELKSKK; via the coding sequence GGTCAACGCCAACCGGGTGTACAAATGATTCGTATTAAGATACCGTATGGGAAGTTCACCTCAGAACAACTACGAAAATTAGCTGATATTTCTGATGAATACTCAAGAGGACGTTTACACATTACGACACGACAAGATATTCAAATACACTATGTTAACATTGACAGAACACCTCAATTATGGGAAGATTTAGAAAAAAGTGATATTACATTACGTGAAGCCTGTGGAAATGTAGTTCGGAATATTACAGCCTCAGAAACGGCTGGAATCGATCCTGATGAACCATTTGACGTTTCTCCTTATGCTCATGCTTTATTTGAGTATTTACTTCGTAACCCTGTTTGTCAAGAGATGGGGCGTAAAATTAAAATTTCGTTTTCTGCTTCTGATAAAGATCTAGCCGTAAGTTTTGTTCACGATTTAGGATTCATCGCCAAAATAAAAGATGGTAAGCGTGGATTCAAAGTTATGTTAGCCGGAGGAATCGGAGCGCAACCTCATCATGCGCAAATTGCTCACGAGTTTCTACCTGAAGATCAAGTCATTCCTTTTACAGAAAGTGTATTGCGTGTATTCGATCATTACGGCGAACGTGCTAAGCGTATGAAAGCCCGTATGAAATTCTTATTAAAAGAAGTAGGTTTAGACGAATTTCTAAAATTGGTTAAAAATGAAGAAAAGGCATTACCGTATCACACATACCCTGTGGATACCTCAGCATTTGATCAAGAACCTCAACTTCCTTCTTTCAAATCTACACCAGTAGAAATTGAAAATCAACAAGCATACGAATCATGGAAAAAAACCAATGTAATTCCTCAAAAACAAGACGGTTTATTTGCTATAGGTATTAAAATTTTCTTAGGAGATTTTTACACAAATGAAGCTCGAAAATTGGCTCATATTATTGAAAAATATAGTAGTGATGAAGCTCGTTTCACCATAGGACAAAGCATTTTATTACGTAATATCAAAGAAGAATATTTACCTGAGGTTTATAATGAATTAAAAGCCATAGGATTTTCAAAATCAGGTTATAAATCAATTGTGGATATCACTGCGTGCCCTGGAACGGATACATGTAATTTAGGTATTGCTAGTAGTACTGGAATTACTCGAGAACTTGAAAAAGTTATTGAGAACGAATATCCAGAATACTTATCTAATCGAGATATGAACATTAAAATAAGCGGTTGTATGAATGCTTGTGGTCAACACAGTTTAGCACAAATTGGGTTCCAAGGAATGACCATTAAATCAGGACAACTTATTGCACCTGCTCTACAAGTTTTATTAGGTGGTGGAATATTAGGTAATGGTCAAGGTCGTTTTGCTGACAAAGTAATCAAAATACCTAGTAAAAGAGGTCCTCAAGCGTTACGTTTACTACTAGACGATTATCAATCTCAAAAAGAAACGGATGAAACCTTTTTGAATTATTACGATCGTCAAGGAAAGATTTATTTTTTCGATTTGCTAAAAGAATTATCTCAAACCGATAACCTAGTTGAAGATGATTTTATTGATTGGGGACACGAAAAGCCCTACATTAAAGCCATAGGTATTGGTGAATGCGCTGCTGTAATTATTGATTTGGTGACCACTCTATTATTTGAAAGTGAAGAAAAAATAGGTTTTGCACAAGAAAACTATGAAGCAGGGAATTGGGCCGATAGTATCTACCACTCCTACTCTTCTTTGATAAATAGTGCCAAAGCTTTATTAACTGCTGATCAACATAAAACCAATCGTTACAATATGATTATCAAACAATTTGATGAACATTATGTACAAACAAGTAAAATTCAATTAGATCATTCATTCGAAGATTTAGTCAACCAAATCAAAAACAACGAGCCAACAGAAGCTTTTGCTGTTAATTATCTTGCTCTAGCCAAATCTTTTTACAAAAAGGTAGATCAATTTAGAGCCAAAGAATTGAAAAGTAAAAAGTAA
- the cysG gene encoding uroporphyrinogen-III C-methyltransferase (Multifunctional enzyme that catalyzes the SAM-dependent methylations of uroporphyrinogen III at position C-2 and C-7 to form precorrin-2 via precorrin-1. Then it catalyzes the NAD- dependent ring dehydrogenation of precorrin-2 to yield sirohydrochlorin. Finally, it catalyzes the ferrochelation of sirohydrochlorin to yield siroheme; In the N-terminal sectio; belongs to the precorrin-2 dehydrogenase / sirohydrochlorin ferrochelatase family; In the C-terminal sectio; belongs to the precorrin methyltransferase family.; KEGG: svl:Strvi_2979 uroporphyrin-III C-methyltransferase / precorrin-2 dehydrogenase / sirohydrochlorin ferrochelatase), whose product MKKNRIPKLTVIGAGPGDPDLITLKAFKTLASANVVLYDALVNEELLKHAPDAIKIFVGKRFGKHYCKQNHINELIVKNALEYGHVVRLKGGDPFIFGRGSEEIQYADSFGIETQIISGISSSSAVPASIGIPLTHRRVAESFWVITGTTQNHKLSKDVYLAAESTATVVILMGMNKINQIVSIFENAGKKDTPVAIIQNGTRKDEKVGIGTVETIIDEVHAKQLSSPAIIIIGDVVKESVQLKSFYQNFTEVHKENIKPHPTIIKKTQYPTY is encoded by the coding sequence ATGAAAAAAAATAGAATCCCAAAATTAACCGTAATTGGTGCTGGCCCCGGTGATCCAGACTTAATTACTTTGAAAGCTTTTAAAACTTTAGCCTCAGCCAATGTTGTTTTGTATGATGCTTTAGTTAACGAAGAATTGTTAAAACATGCTCCTGATGCAATCAAAATTTTTGTTGGAAAACGTTTTGGAAAACATTATTGTAAACAAAATCATATAAACGAATTGATTGTTAAAAATGCCTTAGAATACGGTCATGTAGTTCGTTTAAAAGGTGGTGATCCTTTCATTTTTGGTCGTGGATCTGAGGAAATTCAGTATGCTGATTCTTTTGGTATTGAGACTCAAATTATTTCAGGAATTTCTTCTTCAAGTGCTGTTCCTGCCAGTATTGGAATTCCCTTAACACATAGACGCGTTGCTGAAAGTTTTTGGGTTATTACCGGAACTACCCAAAATCATAAATTAAGTAAAGATGTTTATCTAGCAGCTGAATCAACTGCTACTGTAGTTATTTTAATGGGGATGAATAAAATCAATCAAATTGTTTCTATTTTTGAAAATGCAGGCAAAAAAGATACACCCGTAGCCATTATACAAAACGGAACTCGAAAAGATGAAAAAGTAGGCATTGGCACGGTTGAAACCATTATTGATGAAGTACATGCTAAACAACTATCAAGCCCAGCTATTATAATCATTGGTGATGTAGTAAAAGAAAGTGTTCAATTGAAATCTTTTTATCAAAATTTCACTGAAGTCCACAAAGAAAACA